GCCTGCAGATAGAACAACTGGAGATCATCGAAACGTCCAGTCGCACTGGCGTGCCCAGCCTGCACGATCTCGCCGGTCTCGATCTCCAGGTTGGGAATCGAGTCGGCCCGGGCGCCGTCGGCCAGTACCAGGTTGCGGTTCACCTCGAAGGTGTCGGTGCCGACGCCGCTCGCGCGGATCAGCACATCGCCGACCCAGACGGTGTGGGCGTCCGGCAGCGCCGAAGCCGGGTCGCCCTGCAGCGCGCCCTTGTAGAGCACGTTCGACCGGCAGTTGGGCTGGGCGTGGTCGACCAGCAGGCGCGATTCGAGGTGCTGGCCGTCGTCGGCGAAGTACAGGCCCAGCATCTCGGCGTCGCCACCGGGACCGTCGAAGCGGACCCGGCCGGTCAGGCGTACCAGTTCGCCACCGAGCTGCACGGCGCTGTGGCGCAGCACCGCGTCCTTGCCCAGTGCCGCATGGTGCATGGTGACGTGCACCAGGTCCGACGCGGCGTCGGCGATCCAGACCACGGTCAGCTGTGCGCCGTCGCCGACCACGAATTCGACGTTGTCGGCGTAGGTTCCGCTGCCCCGCACGTCGATCACGACGGTTGCCCGTGACAGTTCCTCGGCACGCAGCTGCAGGTGGCCGTAGGCCGTCGCTCCGGCACCCGGGCCGGTGACCGTTATCTCAATGGGCTCCTCAACGCTGGTTTCCTTGGGCACGGTGACCACCGTCGCCTCACGAAACGCCGAGAAGGCCTGGGCCGCAATGCGGTCCGCGGGCACACCCGCAGCACCCAGCCGGTCGTCGCCGCGCGTGACCGTGTCGATCCGCACGGCATCCGAGCCGAGGACCTCGATGGTGGCGGCCGCATCGGCGACTGCGGAGCCGTCGTGCAGGCCGCGCAGCCGACGCAGCGGGGTGAACCGCCACACCTCATCGCGGCCGTGCGGCACCTCGAACGCCTCGACGTCGAACGAGGTGAACGCGGTGCCCTTGGTGCCACCTTCGACCGCTGCGGTCAGGTTGGCCGCCGGGGCGGACGTCAAACCAGGGGAAGTCACCTAGCCCACCGAGCCTTCCATTTGCAGCTGGATCAGCTTGTTGAGTTCCAGCGCATATTCCATCGGCAGTTCCTTGGCGATCGGCTCGACGAAGCCGCGCACCACCATCGCCATCGCCTCGTCCTCGGTCAGGCCGCGGCTCATCAGGTAGAACAGCTGGTTCTCGCTGACCTTCGACACGGTGGCCTCGTGGCCGACGGTGACGTCGTCCTCACGGATGTCGACGTAGGGGTAGGTGTCGCTGCGGCTGACGTTGTCGACCAGCAGCGCATCGCATTTCACGCTCGACTTGGCACCGTGCGCGCCCTTGTGGATCTCCACCAGGCCCCGGTAGGAGGACCGACCGCCGCCGCGCGCCACCGACTTGGAGACGATGTTGGACGACGTGTTGGGCGCCAGGTGCAGCATCTTGGCGCCGGTGTCCTGGTGCTGGTCTTCGCCGGCGAACGCCACCGAGAGCACCTCGCCCTTGGCGTGCTCGCCGGTCATCCAGACCGCCGGGTACTTCATGGTGACCTTGGAGCCGATGTTGCCGTCGACCCACTCCATGGTGGCGCCGGCCTCGGCCCGGGCCCGCTTGGTCACCAGGTTGTAGACGTTGACCGACCAGTTCTGGATGGTGGTGTAGCGGCAGCGGCCGCCCGGCTTGACGACGATCTCCACCACCGCGGAGTGCAGCGAGTCCGACGTGTACACCGGCGCGGTGCAGCCCTCGATGTAATGCACATAGGCGTCTTCGTCGATGATCATCAGCGTGCGCTCGAACTGGCCCATGTTCTCGGTGTTGATCCGGAAGTAGGCCTGAAGCGGGATGTCGACGTGTACACCCTTGGGCACGTAGATGAACGATCCCCCACTCCACACCGCGGTGTTGAGCGCGGAGAACTTGTTGTCTCCGGCCGGGATCACCGTGCCGAAGTACTCACGGAACAGCTCCTCGTGCTCCTTGAGCGCGGTGTCGGTGTCAAGGAAGATGACCCCTTGCGCCTCAAGGTCTTCGCGGATCTTGTGGTAGACCACTTCGGATTCGTACTGGGCGGCCACGCCACCGATGTAGCGCTGCTTCTCGGCCTCGGGGATGCCCAGGCGGTCGTAGGTGTTGCGGATGTCATCGGGCAGGTCGTCCCAGGTCTGGGCCTGCTTTTCGGTGGACCGCACGAAGTACTTGATGTTGTCGAAGTCGATGCCGGACAGATCCGAACCCCAGTTGGGCATCGGCTTCTTCATGAAGGTCCGGTAGGCCCGCAGGCGTGCCTCGAGCATCCACTCCGGCTCGTTCTTCTTCGCCGAGATGTCGCGCACCACGGCCTCGGAGATACCCCGCTGGGCGGCCGCACCGGCGGCGTCGCTGTCGGCCCATCCGAATTCGTACCGCCCCAGCGACGCGATCGTCTCTTCCTGGGTCGGCTCCGCGGTTGCTTCGGTGGCCTCCGGCGTGAGTGTCATGGTGACGCTCCTTCGGTTTTCGTGATGGCTTCGGCGCAGGGTGTGCGCCGAAGGTCGGTCGGTACTGCTAATGCTGTTTTTTGGCGGTCGCGGCGGCGCCGGACTTGCCGGCCTTCGCGACCTTGGCGCTCCGGTTGGTCAGTGGCACATGGGTGGTGCAGACGTAGCCGCCGTCGGCGATGGTCGCCAACCGCTGCACGTGGGTGCCCAGCACCTCGGCCATCGCCTGTCGCTCGGCCCGGCACAACTCCGGGAACTCCTTGGCGACGTTGGCCACCGGGCAGTGGTGCTGCAGGATCTGCACCCCCGGTACGCCACCGTCCACCCGCGCGGTGGTGGCGGCATAACCGGCCTCCGTCAGTGCGCCGGCGATGCGTTGGGCGGTGGCTTCCAGGTCGCCGTCGTCGGTACCGCTGCCGGCTGCGACGGCCGCGACCTTGGCCAGGATGGTGTCGATGCGCTGTCGGGCGAAGTCGACCACCGCGTCCTCGCCGCCGATCTCGCGCAGCTGGCGCATGGCGGCCACCGCGAGGTCGTCGTAGCGGTGGCCCAGCTTGCCGCGGCCGGCTTCGGTCAGCTGGAACCGCTTCGCCGGACGCCCGCGGCCCACTTGCTGCCAGGATGCCGCCGCGTGTGCCTCGGCGTCACCCATCTCGATCAGGGCATCCAGGTGGCGACGCACCCCGGCGGCCGACAAGCCCAGCTGGGCGCCGATCTCCCCCGCGGTGATCGATCCGGATTCCATCAGCAGGCGTACCACCGCGTGACGCGTGTCGTGGCCGCTGGCGACTTCGGCCGCCAGCGGGGTGCCTGCCATAACCGCACCGCCGGGGCGTTGCCCGGCGGTTTCGGTGGTGGCCTTCACCTCCCCCATTTCGGAGGCCTCGAATTTCACAACACCAGTGTGACGCAATTCCAGGGCCCGGTCTAGAAAGGGTTACCTCAGTTCAGGGCAGATCGGCCGTTGCGCTGATCACATCCCGCGCGGCGCCGGGCATCCCCGGGCATCGGAGAGCGGCCGTTACGCTGCTGGGATGGCCTTCCGCCGGCATTCGCTGAGCACGTCGATCGCGCACCTGCACGGCGACGAGCGCACCGTCGGCTCCCCGCTTAATGCCGCTGAGCTGGTCGCCTTGCGACGAACCCGGCTGTTCGGTGCCACCGGCACCGTGCTGATGGCCATCGGCGCGCTCGGGGCCGGTGCGCGGCCGGTGGTGCAAGACCCGACCTTCGGGGTTCGGCTGCTGAATCTGCCGTCGCGGCTGGCCACGGTGGCCCTGACCATGACCACCACCGGCGCGGTGATGATGGCGCTGGCCTGGCTGATGCTGGGGCGGTTCGCGCTGGGAAAGCGGCGGATGTCGCGCAGCCAGCTCGACCGCACCTTGCTGCTGTGGATGCTGCCGCTGCTGGTCGCCCCGCCGATGTACAGCAAGGACGTCTACTCCTATCTGGCACAGAGTCAGATCTCTCGGCTGGGTCTGGACCCCTACCGGGTGGGCCCGGCACCGGCACTGGGCCTTGACCACGTCTTCACCCTGTCCGTGCCCAGCCTCTGGCGGGAGACGCCGGCACCCTACGGGCCGCTGTTCTTGTGGATCGGTCGGGGAATTTCGGCGCTGACCGGGGAAAACATCGTCACCGCGGTGCTGTGCCACCGGGTGGTGGTGCTGCTCGGTGTCGGATTGATCGTGTGGGCGGTGCCGCGCCTGGCGGCGCGCTGCGGGGTCGCCGAGGTCAGCGCCCTGTGGCTCGGTGCGGCCAATCCGCTGTTGCTGATGCACCTGGTGGCCGGCATCCACAACGAGGCATTGATGCTCGGACTCATGCTGACCGGCACGGAGTTCGCCTTGCGCGGGATCACCTCGGCACAGCCCCTGCTGCCCTCGCTGCGCGCGCATCCCAACCGGCAGGTTCATGCGGACTGGGCTCCGCTGGCCGGGCTGCTCATCGGCGCGGTGCTGATCACACTGTCATCGCAGGTCAAGCTGCCGTCGCTGCTGGCACTCGGTTTTGTCGCGATGGCGCTGGGCTGGCGGTGGGGCGGCGACCTGCGGGCGTTTCTGCTGGCCGGTACGAGCATGGCCGCGCTGGCGGCGGCGGTGACGGGCTTGATCGGCTGGGCCAGCGGGCTGGGCTTCGGGTGGGTGTTCACCTTGGGCACGGCCAACGTGGTGCGCAGTTGGATGTCGCCGCCAACGCTGATCGCCCTCGGCACCGGCCAGGTCGGGATCTTGCTGGGACTGGGTGATCACACCACCGCGGTGCTGTCGCTGACCCGTGCCATCGGTGTCCTGATCATCGCGGTGCTGGTGGTGTGGCTGTTGTTGGTGGTGTTCAATGGCCGGCTGCATCCGGTCGGTGGCCTCGGCGTTGCGCTGGGCATCACCGTCCTGCTGTTCCCGGTGGTCCAGCCGTGGTATCTGCTGTGGGCGATCATCCCGCTGGCAGCCTGGGCGACCCGCCCGAACTTCCGGATCGCGGTGATCGCCGTAACCCTGGTGGTGGGCATCTTCGGCCCGACCGCCAACGGTGACCGTTTCGCCCTGTTCCAGATCGTGGACGCCACCCTGGCCAGTGCCGTCGTGGTGCTGGGGTTGTTCCTGCTGACCTATCGGCGGCTGCCGTGGCGTGAGTTGCCTGCCGAAGCTGACACCCGCAGTGCACCGGTCGAGGAACAGACCCCACGGCCGGCCGCCGCCACCGACGCTTACGCTGATTCTCCGTGAACTCAGCTGTCGCGGTGCGCTTGCGCGGAGTGCGCAAGCGTTACGGGACCGGTCCGTCTGCGGTCGATGCGGTCGCCGGCCTTGATTTCGACGTACAGACCGCCGAAGTGTTCGCCCTCCTCGGCCCGAACGGCGCCGGGAAGACGACCACGGTCGAGATGTGCGAAGGCTTCGTCCGCCCGGACTCCGGAACCATCGAAGTGCTCGGCTTGGACCCGGTCGCCGACAATGACCGGCTTCGGGAGCGCATCGGGGTGATGCTGCAGGGCGGCGGCGGCTACCCGGCCGCCCGCGCCGGGGAGATGCTCAAGCTGGTCGCGTCGTATTCCGCCAACCCGCTGGACCCGCAATGGCTGCTGGACACCCTGGGGCTGACCGATGCGGCACGCACCACCTACCGCCGGCTCTCCGGCGGGCAGCAGCAGCGCCTCGCCCTGGCCTGCGCACTGGTCGGCCGGCCGGAGCTGGTGTTCCTCGACGAGCCGACCGCCGGCATGGATGCGCACGCCCGCCTGCTGGTGTGGGAGCTGATCGACGCCTTGCGCCGCGACGGCGTGACGGTGGTGCTCACCACGCACCACCTGCGTGAGGCCGAGGAGCTGGCCGACCGGCTGCTGATCATCGACCACGGCGCGGTGGTCGCCGCCGGCACGCCGGCGGAGTTGACCCGCAGCGGCGCCCAGGGGCAGCTGCGGTTCACCGCGCCGCCGCGACTGGATCTGTCGTTGCTGATCACGGCGTTGCCGGAGGGCTATCGGGCCAGCGAGGTACTGCCCGGTGAATACCTCGTCGAAGGAACCGTCGATCCCCAGGTGCTGGCGACCGTGACCGCCTGGTGCGCCCGCATGGACGTGCTGGCCACCGCGCTGCGGGTCGAGCAGCGCAGCCTTGAGGACGTGTTCTTGGAGCTGACCGGACGGGAGCTACGCGCATGAGTACCGAGCAGGTCTTCGCGCCCGGCACCTTCACCCCCGACCCTCGTCCGGCCAGCGTGCCGGCGATGCTGGCCGCGCAGTACCGGCTGGAGTTGACCCTGCTGCTGCGCAACGGCGAGCAGCTGCTGCTGACGATGTTCATTCCGATCACCCTGTTGATCGGGCTGACGGTGCTGCCGCTGGGTCCGTTCGGCGAGGGACACGCCGAACGCGCCACCACCGTGCTGCCGGTGATCATGTCGCTGGCAGTGATCGCCACCGCATTCACCGGCCAGGCGATCGCCGTGGCCTTCGACCGGCGCTACGGAGCCCTGAAACGACTGGGCGCCACGGCGCTACCGGTCTGGGGCGTCATCGCCGGCAAATCTCTGTCGGTGGCCACGGTCGTTCTGCTGCAGTCGGTGCTGCTCGGGGCGATCGGCGCTGCGCTGGGTTGGCGTCCGACGCTGGCCGGCCTCGGCCTGGGCGCGGTGATCATCGCGCTCGGTACCGCCTGTTTCGCGGCGTTGGGTCTGCTGCTCGGCGGCAGCCTGCGCGCCGAGATCGTGCTGGCCGGCGCGAACCTGATGTGGTTCGTGTTCGGCGGGTTCTCCGCGCTGACGGTCGAGACCGACCTGGTGCCCGGCACGGTCCGCTGGCTCGCCCGGCTGACCCCGTCGGGGGCGCTCACCGAGGCGCTGGCACAAGCGCTGAGCGTCTCGATCGATTGGTTCGGTATCGCGGTGGTGGCGGTGTGGGGTGTGTTGGCGGCCGTCGGTGCCGTGCGATGGTTCCGGTTCAGCTGACCTACTACGGGATGTAGTTACCGATCCTCTACGATCAGGCCCGTGGGACGGTTCCTGATGCGCCTGGTAGACCTGCTACCCGAACCGGGCCTGCGCACCCAGCGATGGCTGGCTGCCGCGGTCGTCTTCACGCAGGGATTCATCTCGGTCACCGGCGCGATCGTTCGCGTCACCGCGTCCGGATTGGGCTGCCCGACCTGGCCGCAGTGCTTCCCGGGCAGTTACGTGCCGGTGGCCGTCTCGGAAGTTCCGCGGATTCATCAGGCCATCGAGTTCGGGAACCGAATGGTCACCTTCGCGGTCGTGATCACCGCGGCGCTGGCCGTACTGGCCGTGATCCGGGCCCGTCGGCGTACCGAGGTACTGGTCTACGCCTGGCTGATGCCCGGCTCCACGGTGTTGCAGGCGGTGATCGGCGGGATCACCGTACGCACCGGGCTGGCGTGGTGGACGGTGGCGGTGCACCTGCTGGTCTCCATGCTGATGGTTTGGCTGGCGGTGCAGTTCTACGCGAAGGTCGGCCAGACCGATGACGCGTCGGCGGTGGTGACTTACCGGGTCCCAGCGCCGTTGCGCGGGCTGACCGCGCTGTGTGCCGTCACGCTGGCCGCGGTGCTGGTGACCGGCACCTTGGTGACCGGCGCCGGCCCGCACGCCGGCGACAGGAGCGCGGCCCGCACGGTGGCTCGCCTCAAGGTGGAGGTCGCTACGCTCGCCCACCTGCATGAGTCGCTGCTGATCGGATTCCTCGGTCTGTTGGTGGGCCTGGCCTTCGGGCTGGCTGCGGTGCAGGCGGCCAAGCCGGTGATGCGCCGGCTGGCGGTGGTCACAGCCCTCACGTTGGCGCAGGGGCTGATCGGCGTGGTCCAGTACTTCACCGGTGTACCTGCGGTGCTGGTCACTCTGCACGTGGCGGGTGCGGTGCTGGTGACCGGCGCGACCGCGGCACTATGGGCGTCGCTGCGCCAGCGGACCCAACCCGAGTCGCTCTAGCGCCGCGGCGACCTCGACGGCGAAGCGGCGCTGCGCCCGGTCTCGTTCGTCGGCGTCGAGCTCGCTGAAACCCAATTGCGGCGCAATCAGATCCAAGCCGACCAGTCGCGCATCGGCGCCGGTTCCGGCTACCTCGACCCGCGCGTAGAGCAGCTCTTCGATCCGGATGCTCAGGCGCTCGGCGGCCGAACGCAGCGCGGCACGCCCGACATCCCACAGTTCGAAGTGCGGGTCGGAGCCCGCGGCGCCGAACGCGTGCGATCGGCCGGCACCGAAAAACACCAGCGTGCTCAGCTCGGTCGGTGGCGGTCCCGCCAACGTCGGCACCCCGTCACACTGCAGGTCGGCCAGGTACCGACGGTCGGCGTTCCAGGCCACCGCCTCCGGCGGGTTGAGCAGGTGGGCCACCCGCGTCGTCCACTTCGTGAATTCGGCATGCCGGGCTGGGCCGCCACCGGCCGTGCGCAGGATCACCAGGTCGGCTTCCAGCGTCTCCGGGTCATCCCAGGGCAATCGGCGGGCATGCAGACCGCGGTGGCGCAGCGCCGCGACCAGGCCGGCGTCATCGTCGGCTTCGACTCCATCGTGGTGGCCGCGCGGCGAATCGACCGCCAGCACGATGCGCGGATGGAAGATGTCGGGCCGGGCCAGCTTCATGCAGACCTCACATTCGGAGATGATAGTCACCATGCACGCCGTGGAAGTGGCCGCGACCGGCGGTCCAGAAGTTTTGAACCTGGTCGACAGGCCTCAGCCCTCCCCTGCCTCCGGTGAGGTGTTGATCCGGGTCGATGCCGTCGGGGTCAACTACATCGACACGTACTTCCGCTCCGGGGTCTACCCCGCCGCGCTGCCGTTCGTGGTGGGCAATGAGGCCGCGGGTACGGTCGCCGAGGTCGGCGCGGGAGTGACCGCCTTGGCGGTGGGTGATCGCGTGGTGACGGCGGCAGCGACCGGCGCCTACGCCCAGTACTGCACGGCCCCAGCGTCTTTGACCGCCCCCATCCCCGACGGCGTTGCGGCCGACGTGGCCGCGGCCGCGCTGCTCAAAGGCCTGACGGCGCATTACCTGATCAAGTCGGTGTATCCCATACAGTCCGGCGACACCGTGTTGTTGCACGCCGGCGCCGGCGGCGTGGGACTGATCCTGACCCAATGGGCCACCGCGCTCGGGGCTCGGGTGATCACCACGGTGTCGAGTCCGTCCAAGGCCGAATTGTCCGTGCAAGCCGGTGCCGTGGAGGTGCTCGACTACCCCGGCTCAGCCCCTGAAGACGCCGCGGCGTTCGGCGCCCGGGTCCGGGAGCTGGTCGACGGCGGGGTGGTCGCGGTGTACGACGGGGTGGGCGCGGCGACGTTCGACGCCAGCCTGGCGAGCCTCGCTGTCCGGGGCACCTTGGCGCTGTTCGGCGCTGCCAGCGGTCCGGTTCCGCCGGTCGACCCGCAGCGGCTCAATGCCGCGGGCTCGGTCTACCTGACGCGTCCCAACCTGGCTCACTTCACCCGTACCGCACCGGAATTCACCTGGCGCACGGGCGAACTGTTCGAGGCGATCGGCAACGGCACGATCGCGGTGACGGTCAGCAGGCGCTACCCGCTGGCCGAGGCGGCCCAAGCCCACCGCGATCTGCAGGGCCGCCAGACGGTCGGCTCGATCGTGCTGGACGCCTAGCGGGTATTGGGGTTCTCTAGCCCGCGTCCCAGGTCTCGGGCAGCAGCGGCTGCCGCGGGCCGTCGGCGAATTCGGCTGTTGCCACCCGGGTCAGGCCCGTCGGCCGGGATTGCTCGGCGCGTGCGGCGCCTGCGCGGCCCAGCTCGCCGGCGCCGTGATCCGAGGCCGGTGTCGGTCCCCAATCCGGGCTGACGCCGACCGTCAGATCCATCACGGCGTCATCGTGGCCCGGCCTGGTCTTGCGGCGGCGCAGCCGCGTGGACCGGCGAGCAGCCTCTGCCGCCTGCGCCGAGGCCGCATCGGGGGTCGGCGACTTCCTTCTGGCCGCAGCCGGGGCGCCGACGTGCGCACCGAGCCCCGAGCCGTAGTCGATGCCCGGCCCACCACCGATCAGGTAGGGCATCAGCGGCGCGCTCGCGGGCACGGCCGCCGGCGGCGCGGGTGGCGGGGCCGGCGGGCCCGCACTGGCCGGGACGGACGCCGGTGGTCCGGCGGGCGGGCTGGTGGGTGGTGCCATCACCGGCGAACCAACCGCGACGCTCGGAACGTCCGCGACGACCACCGGTGGCGCCGGCGCTGCGACCACCCCCGGCGCCGGCCCCAGTCCGGCAAGGCCGGCGAGCCCGCTCAGGGCGCCGGCGGGAGCGACCACGGCACCCGCCGCGGCGACGAACAGCGCCGGAGACTGGCTGATCGTCGTCGCCAGCTGGGCGATGTGGGTTGGCCAGTCGAAGAGCGCCAGCGCCACGAAGTACTGCAGCGCCGGGATGATCTGGCTCGGGTCCTGGCTGATGTAGAGGAAGTCCTCGAACAGCTCCAGGGACCTGGCCATGTACCACATCGGGTCTGCGGCGTTGACGTAGAAGTCGTAGACCTGGCCATTGAGGGTGCCGGCGGCGGGATTCCAGTTGATCCCGAAGTTCTGCAGGAAGTGCGAGACGGCGGTGGTCAGGGCGTTGGAGACCATCGGATCATGGGCGGTCACACCGTCTTGGATGCCTAGGGCCTTCAGGATCGGCTCGAGGAAGTCCAGCAGTCCTTGCAACGGGTTTTGCCACGATGAGGGAGGTGATGAGTCGGCGGCCGATTTCTGGATCGGAACGGTCGCGCTGACGCCGGGAGTCGCTGCCGCCGAGGTTTCGGAGACTGCTTCATAGGTCGCCATCGTAGTGGCGGCCTGCACCCACATCCGGAAGTAGTCGGCCTCGTTGAGGGCAATGGGAATGGTGTTGATCCCAAAGAAATTCGTCGCCACCAAGACGCCGTGGGTGGCGTGATTGGCGGCCAACTCCGGCAATGTCGGCATCGCCGCAAGCGCGGCCGTGTAGGCCGCCGCCGTCTGTTCGTGGACTGCCGCCATCCGGGCGCTGTCGACACCGGCGCGGTACAGCCACGACAGATGCGGCAGGTGCGCCGCTTGATACTGCTCAGCGGCGACACCGCGCCACAGCCCGGCCGCCACCGATGCCAGCAGTGCGGTCAGATCCTGCGCCGCCGTGGTGTATGCCACGCTCAGCGACGACCATGCACCCGCGGCCGCGAGCAGCGGTCCGGGACCGGGACCGGTAGTGAGCAGCGTCGCGTGCACCTCAGGCGGAGACGCCATCCACACGGACCCGAACACAAGGATTTACTGTAGCGAATCCAAGGTTTCGGCTTCCCGAACTCCTACCCTTTTTTGTCCGGCCAGCTGCCTGGCAGCAGGGGCATACGCGGTTCGTCGTCGAATGCGCCGCCGGACGACACGGTCAAACCCCCGGCCGGAGCGCCTCCCCGGACCAGCGTCCCGGTGAATCCGGTCACGCCGCGAGATGACGCAGTCACGCTCGGATCGGCCGGGTCAGCCCAGTCCGGTGTCACCTCGACGTTGAGGTCCATGAAGGCGTCATCGGGCCGGCGCAGCTTGGTGCGTCGACGGCGTCGGGTCCGCTGTTGGTCGCGTTCGGCCGCGGTCGCAGCAGCGGCAGCCGCCGAACCGCGCGGCTCGGAGGCCTTGCGCGACGCCCCGGCGCCCACGGGCATTCCAGACCCGGTACCGATGCCGGGCGGGCCGAGCAGGTATGGAGGAAAGAACGGCGCACCACCTGGCGGCGGGGGCGGCGGCGCCGGCGCCTGGCCGCCGATGCCTGCCGCCGCGGGCGCCGGAGCTGGAGCCGGAGCCGGAGCCGGCGCAGACGGGATCGCCGGCGCCGGACCCCCTGCCGAGCCCGATCCGACCCCTAAGGCATCGGGAACGGTGTCCAGTGGCAGCGGCGCGAGAGGCTGCGGAAGACCCGCCAATCCGGCCAGCCCGGCGAGACCTCCTATCGCGCCCACCGGGGCGACCAGCACGCCGATCGCGGCGGCGAACAACTGGGGCGACTGGGCCAGCCAGGAGCCGATCTCGGCGAGGTGTGTCGGCCAGTCGAACTCGGCGAGCTGGACCAGGTATTGGAACGCCAATGCGGGGTTCTGCTGGAAGTTCACGCCGAGCTGCTGAAAGTCCTCCCACAGTTCCAGTGCCCGCACCAGCCAGAACATCGGCTGGTTGGGATCGACGTACTCGTCGTAGGGAATCCCGTTCATCATGGCGTGCGCGGGATCCCAATTGATCTGCCCGTTGCTGGCGGTCTGCAGAATCTTGGCGATCAGCTGATCCAGCGGATCGTTGACGGTGGGGTCGGTGCCCTCGTCGCCATCGGCGGGTTGAGCGTCGGCTTTGAGGATCGGAGGCGCCGGCGGGGTGTGCGGCACCGAGGCCACCGCCGCGCCACTGACCGCTTGGTACGTTGCCATCGTCGTTGCGGCCTGCACCCACATCCGCACGTAGTCGGCCTCGTTGAGGGCAATCGGAATGGTGTTGATGCCAAAGAAATTCGTCGCCACCAATACCCCATGGGTGGCGTGATTGGCGGCGAGCTCCGGCAACGTCGGCATGGCGGCCAGCGCGCTGACATAGGCACCGGCGGCCGCCTCGTACTGGGCCGCGGTTGCCGCACTGTCCGCGCTGGCCTGAGTCAGCCACGCCAGGTAGGGCGAGTGCGCGCTCGCATACGCCTGCGCACTCGGGCCTTGCCACGCGCCGGCCTCAACCGAGCCCAGCAACGCCTGCAGTTCATCAGCGGCGTCGGCGTACTCAACTTCCAGCGCCGACCATGCCGAAGCGGACGCCAGCAGCGGTCCGGGCCCCGCTCCGGCGCTCAGCAACGCGGAGTGCACCTCGGGCGGAGATGCCA
The window above is part of the Mycolicibacter sp. MU0102 genome. Proteins encoded here:
- a CDS encoding PPE family protein; amino-acid sequence: MASPPEVHSALLSAGAGPGPLLASASAWSALEVEYADAADELQALLGSVEAGAWQGPSAQAYASAHSPYLAWLTQASADSAATAAQYEAAAGAYVSALAAMPTLPELAANHATHGVLVATNFFGINTIPIALNEADYVRMWVQAATTMATYQAVSGAAVASVPHTPPAPPILKADAQPADGDEGTDPTVNDPLDQLIAKILQTASNGQINWDPAHAMMNGIPYDEYVDPNQPMFWLVRALELWEDFQQLGVNFQQNPALAFQYLVQLAEFDWPTHLAEIGSWLAQSPQLFAAAIGVLVAPVGAIGGLAGLAGLAGLPQPLAPLPLDTVPDALGVGSGSAGGPAPAIPSAPAPAPAPAPAPAAAGIGGQAPAPPPPPPGGAPFFPPYLLGPPGIGTGSGMPVGAGASRKASEPRGSAAAAAATAAERDQQRTRRRRRTKLRRPDDAFMDLNVEVTPDWADPADPSVTASSRGVTGFTGTLVRGGAPAGGLTVSSGGAFDDEPRMPLLPGSWPDKKG
- a CDS encoding PPE family protein; protein product: MASPPEVHATLLTTGPGPGPLLAAAGAWSSLSVAYTTAAQDLTALLASVAAGLWRGVAAEQYQAAHLPHLSWLYRAGVDSARMAAVHEQTAAAYTAALAAMPTLPELAANHATHGVLVATNFFGINTIPIALNEADYFRMWVQAATTMATYEAVSETSAAATPGVSATVPIQKSAADSSPPSSWQNPLQGLLDFLEPILKALGIQDGVTAHDPMVSNALTTAVSHFLQNFGINWNPAAGTLNGQVYDFYVNAADPMWYMARSLELFEDFLYISQDPSQIIPALQYFVALALFDWPTHIAQLATTISQSPALFVAAAGAVVAPAGALSGLAGLAGLGPAPGVVAAPAPPVVVADVPSVAVGSPVMAPPTSPPAGPPASVPASAGPPAPPPAPPAAVPASAPLMPYLIGGGPGIDYGSGLGAHVGAPAAARRKSPTPDAASAQAAEAARRSTRLRRRKTRPGHDDAVMDLTVGVSPDWGPTPASDHGAGELGRAGAARAEQSRPTGLTRVATAEFADGPRQPLLPETWDAG
- a CDS encoding quinone oxidoreductase family protein produces the protein MHAVEVAATGGPEVLNLVDRPQPSPASGEVLIRVDAVGVNYIDTYFRSGVYPAALPFVVGNEAAGTVAEVGAGVTALAVGDRVVTAAATGAYAQYCTAPASLTAPIPDGVAADVAAAALLKGLTAHYLIKSVYPIQSGDTVLLHAGAGGVGLILTQWATALGARVITTVSSPSKAELSVQAGAVEVLDYPGSAPEDAAAFGARVRELVDGGVVAVYDGVGAATFDASLASLAVRGTLALFGAASGPVPPVDPQRLNAAGSVYLTRPNLAHFTRTAPEFTWRTGELFEAIGNGTIAVTVSRRYPLAEAAQAHRDLQGRQTVGSIVLDA